From Astatotilapia calliptera chromosome 19, fAstCal1.2, whole genome shotgun sequence, a single genomic window includes:
- the spmap2 gene encoding sperm microtubule associated protein 2 isoform X1, whose translation MATRIQQLAQPKPNRLRYPDRRSVYWLDKLPPERSGLTTKIGLCTNRFLFSSLGKLDLCCLFVTPCIIVILFSTELTPRWSDLCISRKFYNQVTISPIWQVSEWALKAVPSKRVCHLAQPRAPAAGWQPACPLSVPVSTQTAVATSRICQLAQPKRRQVLEKSRHESKHVQVIHLPSKASPHIELLATPKNDHPEFKGDRPVCWSVSKAAKSYITSQRLLDLSSPKERKALYEGYDPYTISRGARSASPSPRIQQLCLPLSRKCSSE comes from the exons ATGGCGACTCGGATACAGCAGTTGGCTCAACCCAAACCAAACAGACTAAGATATCCAGACCG tcgGTCTGTTTACTGGCTGGATAAGCTTCCACCAGAAAGGAGCGGATTAACCACTAAAATTGGTCTGTGTACCAAtcgtttccttttttcttctcttggcAAACTTGATCTTTGCTGCCTTTTTGTAACACCATGCataattgttattttgttttcaacagAGTTAACCCCCCGCTGGTCGGACTTGTGCATAAGTAGAAAGTTCTACAATCAAGTCAC AATTTCTCCCATATGGCAGGTCAGTGAATGGGCTCTTAAGGCCGTCCCATCCAAACGGGTGTGTCATCTGGCTCAACCTCGGGCGCCTGCAGCTGGTTGGCAGCCCGCCTGCCCATTGTCGGTCCCT GTAAGCACACAGACAGCTGTTGCCACTTCACGGATCTGCCAGCTCGCCCAGCCAAAGCGAAGGCAGGTTCTGGAGAAATCCAGGCACGAATCTAAACATGTACAAGTAATCCACCTGCCCTCTAAAGCATCTCCACACATAGAGCTACTCGCCA CTCCGAAGAATGACCACCCCGAGTTCAAAGGAGACCGCCCAGTGTGCTGGTCCGTTTCCAAAGCTGCAAAGAGCTACATAACCAGCCAAAGACTTCTTGATCTGTCCAGTCCTAAAGAGAGGAAGGCTCTGTATGAGGGATATGACCCATACACGATCAGCCGGGGAGCCCGATCAGCCAGCCCCTCTCCCAGAATACAACAGCTCTGTTTGCCTCTGTCTCGCAAATGCAGCTCAGAGTAA
- the spmap2 gene encoding sperm microtubule associated protein 2 isoform X3, with product MATRIQQLAQPKPNRLRYPDRRSVYWLDKLPPERSGLTTKIELTPRWSDLCISRKFYNQVTISPIWQVSEWALKAVPSKRVCHLAQPRAPAAGWQPACPLSVPVSTQTAVATSRICQLAQPKRRQVLEKSRHESKHVQVIHLPSKASPHIELLATPKNDHPEFKGDRPVCWSVSKAAKSYITSQRLLDLSSPKERKALYEGYDPYTISRGARSASPSPRIQQLCLPLSRKCSSE from the exons ATGGCGACTCGGATACAGCAGTTGGCTCAACCCAAACCAAACAGACTAAGATATCCAGACCG tcgGTCTGTTTACTGGCTGGATAAGCTTCCACCAGAAAGGAGCGGATTAACCACTAAAATTG AGTTAACCCCCCGCTGGTCGGACTTGTGCATAAGTAGAAAGTTCTACAATCAAGTCAC AATTTCTCCCATATGGCAGGTCAGTGAATGGGCTCTTAAGGCCGTCCCATCCAAACGGGTGTGTCATCTGGCTCAACCTCGGGCGCCTGCAGCTGGTTGGCAGCCCGCCTGCCCATTGTCGGTCCCT GTAAGCACACAGACAGCTGTTGCCACTTCACGGATCTGCCAGCTCGCCCAGCCAAAGCGAAGGCAGGTTCTGGAGAAATCCAGGCACGAATCTAAACATGTACAAGTAATCCACCTGCCCTCTAAAGCATCTCCACACATAGAGCTACTCGCCA CTCCGAAGAATGACCACCCCGAGTTCAAAGGAGACCGCCCAGTGTGCTGGTCCGTTTCCAAAGCTGCAAAGAGCTACATAACCAGCCAAAGACTTCTTGATCTGTCCAGTCCTAAAGAGAGGAAGGCTCTGTATGAGGGATATGACCCATACACGATCAGCCGGGGAGCCCGATCAGCCAGCCCCTCTCCCAGAATACAACAGCTCTGTTTGCCTCTGTCTCGCAAATGCAGCTCAGAGTAA
- the spmap2 gene encoding sperm microtubule associated protein 2 isoform X4: MATRIQQLAQPKPNRLRYPDRISPIWQVSEWALKAVPSKRVCHLAQPRAPAAGWQPACPLSVPVSTQTAVATSRICQLAQPKRRQVLEKSRHESKHVQVIHLPSKASPHIELLATPKNDHPEFKGDRPVCWSVSKAAKSYITSQRLLDLSSPKERKALYEGYDPYTISRGARSASPSPRIQQLCLPLSRKCSSE, from the exons ATGGCGACTCGGATACAGCAGTTGGCTCAACCCAAACCAAACAGACTAAGATATCCAGACCG AATTTCTCCCATATGGCAGGTCAGTGAATGGGCTCTTAAGGCCGTCCCATCCAAACGGGTGTGTCATCTGGCTCAACCTCGGGCGCCTGCAGCTGGTTGGCAGCCCGCCTGCCCATTGTCGGTCCCT GTAAGCACACAGACAGCTGTTGCCACTTCACGGATCTGCCAGCTCGCCCAGCCAAAGCGAAGGCAGGTTCTGGAGAAATCCAGGCACGAATCTAAACATGTACAAGTAATCCACCTGCCCTCTAAAGCATCTCCACACATAGAGCTACTCGCCA CTCCGAAGAATGACCACCCCGAGTTCAAAGGAGACCGCCCAGTGTGCTGGTCCGTTTCCAAAGCTGCAAAGAGCTACATAACCAGCCAAAGACTTCTTGATCTGTCCAGTCCTAAAGAGAGGAAGGCTCTGTATGAGGGATATGACCCATACACGATCAGCCGGGGAGCCCGATCAGCCAGCCCCTCTCCCAGAATACAACAGCTCTGTTTGCCTCTGTCTCGCAAATGCAGCTCAGAGTAA
- the spmap2 gene encoding sperm microtubule associated protein 2 isoform X2: MGSFLFFSRSVYWLDKLPPERSGLTTKIGLCTNRFLFSSLGKLDLCCLFVTPCIIVILFSTELTPRWSDLCISRKFYNQVTISPIWQVSEWALKAVPSKRVCHLAQPRAPAAGWQPACPLSVPVSTQTAVATSRICQLAQPKRRQVLEKSRHESKHVQVIHLPSKASPHIELLATPKNDHPEFKGDRPVCWSVSKAAKSYITSQRLLDLSSPKERKALYEGYDPYTISRGARSASPSPRIQQLCLPLSRKCSSE, translated from the exons ATGggctcttttctgtttttcagtcgGTCTGTTTACTGGCTGGATAAGCTTCCACCAGAAAGGAGCGGATTAACCACTAAAATTGGTCTGTGTACCAAtcgtttccttttttcttctcttggcAAACTTGATCTTTGCTGCCTTTTTGTAACACCATGCataattgttattttgttttcaacagAGTTAACCCCCCGCTGGTCGGACTTGTGCATAAGTAGAAAGTTCTACAATCAAGTCAC AATTTCTCCCATATGGCAGGTCAGTGAATGGGCTCTTAAGGCCGTCCCATCCAAACGGGTGTGTCATCTGGCTCAACCTCGGGCGCCTGCAGCTGGTTGGCAGCCCGCCTGCCCATTGTCGGTCCCT GTAAGCACACAGACAGCTGTTGCCACTTCACGGATCTGCCAGCTCGCCCAGCCAAAGCGAAGGCAGGTTCTGGAGAAATCCAGGCACGAATCTAAACATGTACAAGTAATCCACCTGCCCTCTAAAGCATCTCCACACATAGAGCTACTCGCCA CTCCGAAGAATGACCACCCCGAGTTCAAAGGAGACCGCCCAGTGTGCTGGTCCGTTTCCAAAGCTGCAAAGAGCTACATAACCAGCCAAAGACTTCTTGATCTGTCCAGTCCTAAAGAGAGGAAGGCTCTGTATGAGGGATATGACCCATACACGATCAGCCGGGGAGCCCGATCAGCCAGCCCCTCTCCCAGAATACAACAGCTCTGTTTGCCTCTGTCTCGCAAATGCAGCTCAGAGTAA